The Hyphomonadaceae bacterium ML37 genome includes a region encoding these proteins:
- a CDS encoding acetyl/propionyl/methylcrotonyl-CoA carboxylase subunit alpha: MINTLLIANRGEIACRIMRTAHRMGIATVAVYSDADARALHVRMAGQAVRLGPSPARESYLKADLILEAAKQTGADAIHPGYGFLSENADFARACQKAGIIFVGPDPEAIDAMGLKDRAKALMEKAGVPVTPGYHGQNQDPDFLAKEAGKIGYPVLIKAVAGGGGKGMRKVEAPDAFAEALASCQREAASSFGDDHVLIEKYITSPRHIEVQVFGDRRGRVVHFFERDCSLQRRHQKVIEEAPAPGMTPNVRAAMCSAAVRAAEAVSYVGAGTVEFIVDGSGPLREDGFYFMEMNTRLQVEHPVTEAVTGYDLVELQLHVAAGGSVPEQDRIGLKGWAMEARLYAEDPATGFLPSIGPLDRLVLPGKAEGVRTDSGVEQGGEVSLHYDPMIAKLIAQGGTREAAIDTLVAGLDDRTVVWPVRTNAGFLRRALTHPDFRAARVDTRFIDERLDVLAPKSPPALSWIAGALALAGGGPLAAPARDPWDVRDGFRVNGDPVFEVGLDHAGARVAVRLALRDGRLEAQAGDETLVLDEPHFEPGLFTARLKGQPVSARFELWQGGGALVAAQGETHLITEYNPAAQADALEGGAAILAPMPGKVLSVAVKPGDTVKKGQTLVVLEAMKMEHALAAPRDGVVEAVNAAAGVQVSDGAALVVLSEAEG; the protein is encoded by the coding sequence ATGATCAACACACTGCTCATCGCGAACAGGGGCGAGATCGCCTGCCGCATCATGCGCACCGCGCACCGCATGGGGATCGCCACTGTGGCGGTGTACTCCGACGCCGATGCGCGCGCGCTCCATGTGCGCATGGCCGGGCAGGCGGTGCGGCTGGGTCCGTCGCCGGCGCGCGAGAGCTATCTGAAAGCCGATCTGATCCTGGAAGCGGCGAAGCAAACCGGCGCTGACGCCATCCATCCCGGCTATGGCTTCTTGTCAGAGAACGCCGATTTCGCCCGCGCCTGTCAGAAAGCCGGGATCATCTTTGTTGGTCCCGATCCTGAAGCCATTGACGCCATGGGTCTGAAAGACCGTGCCAAGGCGCTGATGGAAAAGGCCGGGGTGCCGGTGACGCCGGGCTATCACGGGCAAAATCAGGACCCGGACTTCTTGGCGAAGGAAGCCGGCAAGATCGGTTATCCGGTCCTGATCAAGGCCGTCGCCGGGGGCGGGGGCAAGGGCATGCGCAAGGTGGAGGCGCCGGATGCCTTCGCCGAGGCGCTGGCCAGCTGTCAGCGCGAAGCCGCGTCCAGCTTTGGCGATGACCATGTGCTGATCGAGAAATACATCACCAGCCCGCGCCATATCGAGGTGCAGGTGTTCGGCGACCGGCGCGGGCGCGTGGTGCACTTCTTCGAGCGCGACTGCTCGCTGCAGCGCCGCCACCAGAAAGTCATCGAGGAAGCTCCGGCGCCGGGTATGACCCCCAATGTGCGCGCGGCCATGTGCTCGGCGGCGGTGCGCGCGGCTGAAGCCGTGAGTTATGTCGGCGCGGGGACAGTGGAGTTCATCGTGGACGGCTCCGGGCCGCTACGCGAAGACGGCTTTTATTTCATGGAGATGAATACGCGGCTGCAGGTCGAACACCCGGTGACCGAAGCGGTGACGGGCTATGATCTGGTCGAGTTACAGCTGCACGTGGCGGCGGGCGGATCGGTTCCCGAACAGGACCGCATCGGCCTCAAGGGCTGGGCCATGGAGGCGCGCCTTTATGCCGAGGACCCGGCTACCGGCTTCCTGCCCTCCATCGGTCCGCTGGACCGCCTGGTCCTGCCGGGCAAGGCCGAAGGCGTGCGCACTGATAGCGGCGTGGAACAGGGCGGCGAGGTGTCGCTGCACTATGATCCCATGATCGCCAAGCTGATCGCCCAGGGCGGCACGCGCGAAGCGGCGATTGATACCCTCGTGGCGGGGCTGGATGATCGCACGGTGGTCTGGCCGGTGCGCACCAATGCCGGATTCCTGCGCCGCGCTCTGACCCATCCCGATTTCCGTGCGGCCCGCGTGGACACGCGCTTTATTGACGAGCGCCTGGACGTGTTGGCCCCCAAATCCCCCCCCGCCCTGAGCTGGATCGCCGGGGCGCTGGCGCTGGCAGGCGGCGGGCCGCTGGCTGCGCCCGCGCGCGATCCCTGGGATGTGCGCGACGGCTTCCGGGTCAATGGCGACCCGGTGTTTGAAGTGGGGCTAGACCATGCCGGCGCGCGCGTAGCCGTGCGTCTGGCCTTGCGCGATGGCCGTCTGGAGGCGCAGGCAGGCGACGAGACACTTGTGCTGGACGAGCCACATTTCGAACCTGGCCTGTTCACTGCGCGCCTGAAAGGTCAGCCGGTCAGCGCCCGCTTCGAGCTCTGGCAAGGCGGCGGCGCGCTGGTCGCCGCCCAGGGCGAAACCCACCTCATCACCGAATACAACCCCGCCGCCCAGGCCGACGCGCTGGAGGGCGGCGCCGCCATCCTCGCCCCCATGCCCGGCAAGGTCCTCTCCGTCGCCGTCAAGCCCGGCGACACGGTGAAAAAGGGCCAGACCCTGGTCGTTCTCGAAGCCATGAAAATGGAACACGCCCTGGCCGCGCCGCGCGACGGGGTGGTGGAGGCGGTCAACGCCGCCGCCGGCGTGCAGGTGAGCGACGGCGCCGCGCTGGTGGTGTTGAGCGAGGCGGAGGGGTGA
- a CDS encoding DUF817 domain-containing protein, which translates to MLGPRAERTLHAWRGALHRRFVRGPLSGALFEFVAFGIKQAWACLFGGLMLALLLATFLFWPPDAWIGRYDAITLGAVLIQTGMLAFRLESWAEARVILVFHAVGTVMEIFKVHVGSWVYPEVDGAVLQIMGVPLFSGFMYAAVGSYLVRVWRIFHFRFHRFPPLWLQALLAIAAYVNFFTHHYTIDSRWLLFAASALIYGPCVVWFRPDERHRPMPLLLGLVLVALFIWFAENIGTFARAWSYPGQEFSWRPVHMAKQGSWYLLMLISFVLTCLVRERDR; encoded by the coding sequence GTGCTGGGCCCGCGCGCCGAGCGCACGCTTCACGCCTGGCGCGGCGCGCTGCACCGGCGGTTCGTGCGCGGCCCGTTGTCAGGGGCGCTGTTTGAATTTGTCGCCTTCGGGATCAAGCAGGCCTGGGCCTGCCTGTTCGGCGGGCTGATGCTCGCGCTTCTTCTGGCGACCTTCCTGTTCTGGCCGCCGGACGCCTGGATCGGGCGCTATGACGCCATCACCCTTGGCGCGGTGCTCATCCAGACCGGCATGCTCGCCTTCCGGCTGGAAAGCTGGGCCGAGGCGCGGGTGATCCTGGTCTTCCACGCCGTCGGCACGGTGATGGAGATTTTCAAGGTTCACGTGGGTAGCTGGGTCTATCCCGAAGTCGACGGCGCGGTGCTCCAGATCATGGGCGTGCCCCTTTTTTCCGGCTTCATGTATGCGGCGGTGGGCAGCTATCTGGTGCGCGTCTGGCGCATCTTTCATTTCCGGTTTCACCGCTTCCCGCCGCTCTGGCTTCAGGCGCTGCTGGCCATCGCCGCCTATGTGAACTTCTTCACCCACCACTACACCATCGATTCCAGATGGCTGCTCTTCGCCGCCAGCGCGCTGATCTACGGACCGTGCGTGGTGTGGTTCCGTCCAGATGAGCGCCACCGGCCCATGCCGCTGCTGCTGGGGCTGGTGCTGGTGGCGCTGTTCATCTGGTTTGCCGAGAATATCGGAACGTTTGCGCGCGCCTGGAGCTATCCGGGACAGGAGTTCAGCTGGCGCCCGGTGCATATGGCCAAGCAGGGCAGCTGGTATCTGTTGATGCTGATCAGCTTCGTGCTCACTTGCTTGGTGCGCGAGCGCGACCGGTGA
- a CDS encoding enoyl-CoA hydratase-related protein — MAQEDDVQLDVTRAGVAVITLNRPAKHNAFNADIIARLSDIFETLRTNARVRIVFLRGAGGSFSAGADLEWMKAAADWTHSDNEEDALGLARMLHRLYDLPQITVALVHGAAMGGGAGLMAACDIAVAVKDAKIRFSEVRLGLTPATISPFVVRAIGPRYARALFVTGEGFDGEFAHKIGLAQYVVDSAEELDDMMEHIAKLGFDAAPGAVRDAKALVDMVAGEDIDDGLMRKTAHKIADRRVSDEGREGLAAFLEKRKPYWLD; from the coding sequence ATGGCCCAGGAAGACGATGTCCAGCTTGATGTGACCCGCGCCGGGGTGGCGGTCATTACGCTGAACCGGCCGGCCAAACACAACGCGTTCAACGCAGACATCATCGCGCGCCTGTCCGACATCTTCGAAACGTTGCGCACCAACGCCCGGGTGCGCATTGTCTTTCTGCGCGGGGCGGGCGGCAGTTTCTCCGCCGGCGCCGATCTCGAATGGATGAAGGCCGCGGCCGACTGGACCCATTCAGACAATGAAGAAGACGCGCTGGGCCTGGCGCGCATGCTGCACCGGCTCTACGACCTGCCTCAGATCACCGTGGCGCTGGTCCATGGCGCGGCCATGGGCGGCGGCGCGGGGCTGATGGCGGCCTGCGACATCGCGGTGGCGGTGAAAGATGCGAAAATCCGCTTCTCCGAAGTGCGCCTGGGCCTGACCCCGGCCACCATCTCGCCCTTCGTGGTGCGCGCCATCGGCCCGCGCTACGCACGCGCCCTGTTCGTTACCGGCGAGGGGTTTGACGGCGAGTTCGCCCATAAAATCGGCCTCGCCCAATATGTCGTCGACAGCGCTGAAGAGCTGGATGACATGATGGAGCACATCGCCAAACTCGGCTTTGACGCCGCGCCGGGCGCCGTGCGCGACGCCAAGGCGCTGGTGGACATGGTGGCGGGCGAAGACATCGACGATGGCCTGATGCGCAAGACCGCCCATAAAATCGCCGACCGCCGCGTCAGCGATGAGGGCCGCGAGGGGCTCGCTGCGTTCCTTGAAAAGCGCAAACCGTACTGGCTCGACTAA
- a CDS encoding acyltransferase codes for MPTSNHTAYRADIDGLRAVAVLAVLLFHVDASWIPGGYVGVDVFFVISGYLITGVIAAQKEAGDFTYADFYRRRIKRLFPILFTVIVATMIAGSFILEEGANERLTISALAGALFVANVFFTYNLDTGYFAPDAAFEPLLHLWSLGVEEQFYLIWPVVLGVFGAVWIRRSAGLSAVAVLLLSSFLLAEWLVRDHPMFAYYMLPTRAGELLVGVLAFGLVSRGVGQNLSPILRHCLALLGLGGIVWSFVALDNESVFPGLVAIPATAGAAAIIFAGAGRPNIVGRVLSLKPMVWIGLLSYSLYLWHWPVLAYLKYLIGDLNIWHQLAAISATFLLAIAGNYLIETPVRRSHASFRTMSIKAFGLPALLLTGLCAAVLATQGFGWRAFNDDYRRAVEAFSTASTHTVALPFVCFAADWAGRNAANPACRVNADGPPPVLLWGDSNAAHYVPALKVYAEEIGFGFFNIAHGLCPPFVSNPGHFTGADRREACNRSAQIVRESAGDYETIILAASWNTYLRSDDAGVRDALTQTIEDLRAGGARVIVLGRVPSQPGFDRDCDWKRLRVPFLECGAGSGVPESEITELNAIVSEVATRAGAEYYDFNQALCVDGLCRTTLNGYPVYFDAGHLSAQGSETVGRALVQTDEARRVFGSLADGVQASE; via the coding sequence ATGCCCACATCAAACCATACGGCCTATCGCGCTGATATCGATGGCTTGCGCGCAGTCGCCGTGCTGGCCGTTCTGCTGTTTCACGTCGACGCCAGCTGGATTCCAGGCGGCTATGTCGGAGTCGACGTATTTTTCGTCATATCTGGCTATCTGATAACCGGTGTCATTGCAGCTCAGAAAGAAGCTGGCGATTTTACATACGCAGATTTCTATCGGCGCCGCATAAAGCGGCTATTTCCGATCCTTTTCACTGTCATCGTCGCGACGATGATAGCGGGTTCATTCATTCTGGAGGAGGGCGCAAACGAAAGGCTCACGATTTCTGCCCTAGCGGGCGCCTTATTTGTAGCGAATGTATTTTTTACTTATAATCTGGATACAGGGTATTTTGCACCTGACGCCGCTTTTGAACCCCTATTGCACTTGTGGTCGCTGGGGGTGGAGGAGCAATTCTATCTGATTTGGCCAGTGGTGCTCGGCGTTTTCGGGGCCGTATGGATTCGCCGCAGCGCGGGGCTTTCGGCCGTTGCAGTCCTGTTATTATCGTCATTCCTGCTGGCAGAATGGCTCGTGCGGGATCATCCGATGTTCGCATACTACATGCTGCCGACGCGCGCAGGCGAATTGCTTGTGGGTGTGCTCGCCTTTGGTCTGGTCAGCCGCGGAGTTGGACAGAACCTGTCCCCAATCTTGCGGCATTGCCTTGCGCTGCTGGGGCTCGGCGGGATCGTATGGAGTTTTGTCGCGCTCGATAATGAGAGCGTGTTCCCGGGGCTGGTTGCGATCCCGGCGACAGCTGGCGCGGCCGCGATCATCTTCGCCGGCGCCGGTAGGCCCAATATTGTCGGCAGAGTTCTGTCGCTGAAGCCGATGGTGTGGATTGGTCTCCTGTCCTATTCTTTGTACCTGTGGCACTGGCCAGTGCTCGCGTACTTGAAGTATCTGATTGGAGATTTGAACATATGGCATCAATTGGCGGCAATCAGCGCCACCTTTTTGCTGGCGATTGCAGGCAATTATCTCATCGAGACGCCAGTTCGCCGGAGCCATGCAAGCTTCCGCACGATGTCGATCAAGGCCTTTGGCCTTCCGGCATTGTTGCTGACGGGTCTATGCGCTGCGGTTCTCGCTACGCAAGGGTTCGGGTGGCGTGCGTTCAATGACGACTACCGGCGCGCGGTCGAGGCCTTTTCGACAGCGTCGACCCACACGGTCGCACTTCCATTCGTCTGCTTTGCCGCCGACTGGGCTGGCAGAAACGCGGCGAACCCGGCGTGCCGTGTCAACGCGGACGGGCCGCCGCCTGTGCTGCTATGGGGCGACTCGAACGCGGCGCACTATGTCCCTGCGCTGAAGGTTTACGCCGAAGAAATCGGATTCGGATTTTTCAACATCGCCCACGGGCTTTGCCCGCCGTTTGTCTCGAACCCGGGGCATTTCACCGGCGCTGACCGGCGGGAGGCTTGCAATCGCTCGGCGCAGATCGTGCGGGAGTCAGCTGGTGATTATGAAACCATTATTCTGGCAGCCAGCTGGAACACATATCTTCGCAGCGACGACGCCGGCGTGCGAGACGCGCTCACGCAGACAATTGAGGACTTGAGGGCAGGCGGCGCGCGCGTGATCGTGTTGGGCCGCGTTCCTTCGCAGCCTGGATTTGATCGTGATTGCGACTGGAAGCGATTGCGCGTCCCGTTCCTGGAATGTGGTGCAGGCTCAGGCGTGCCAGAAAGTGAAATCACTGAATTGAATGCGATTGTATCCGAGGTGGCGACGCGCGCCGGGGCCGAATATTATGACTTCAATCAGGCCCTGTGCGTTGACGGCCTTTGCCGGACAACCTTGAACGGCTATCCGGTTTATTTCGATGCGGGCCATCTCAGTGCGCAAGGGTCGGAGACTGTCGGACGCGCACTTGTGCAGACGGATGAAGCGAGGCGCGTGTTCGGTTCGTTGGCTGATGGCGTGCAAGCGTCGGAGTGA
- a CDS encoding enoyl-CoA hydratase/isomerase family protein, whose product MTDELIIRRAGDCGRITLNRPGALNALNQDMVDGMTSALLDWRDNAEVKAVVVDGAGEKGFCAGGDIRMLTESGKAGDGRAWRFWRDEYRLNTLIQEYPKPYIALIDGITMGGGVGVSVHGDFRVAGDRTMFAMPETGIGFHPDVGGAYFLPRLAGEIGTWMGLTGARLKAADCILTGVATHYVPSALQSALIDALEGTALDHDGEQVEALLDRFAADPGASDLSLTRALIDSAFAGDDVGAMAGRLEAAGDPWSSSQLDILRSKSPTACAVTLAALRRGVDLSFREVMIQDLRVSMRCLDDGSDFYEGVRAVILDKDNAPRWAPAKGDVSSWFAPLPDDEEMSFLDG is encoded by the coding sequence ATGACCGACGAACTGATCATCCGCCGCGCCGGCGATTGCGGGCGCATCACGCTGAACCGCCCTGGCGCGCTCAACGCCCTCAATCAGGACATGGTCGATGGCATGACATCAGCGCTTCTCGACTGGCGCGATAACGCGGAGGTCAAGGCGGTCGTGGTCGACGGCGCGGGCGAGAAGGGGTTCTGCGCCGGCGGTGATATCCGCATGCTCACCGAAAGCGGTAAGGCCGGCGACGGGCGCGCCTGGCGCTTCTGGCGCGACGAATACCGGCTCAACACGCTGATCCAGGAATACCCCAAGCCCTATATCGCCCTCATTGACGGCATCACCATGGGCGGCGGTGTCGGCGTGTCGGTGCATGGCGATTTCCGCGTGGCCGGTGACCGCACGATGTTCGCCATGCCCGAAACCGGCATCGGCTTTCACCCGGATGTGGGCGGGGCCTATTTCCTGCCGCGCCTGGCCGGCGAGATCGGGACCTGGATGGGCCTGACTGGCGCACGCCTGAAAGCGGCCGACTGCATCCTCACCGGCGTGGCGACGCATTATGTGCCCAGCGCGCTGCAAAGCGCGCTGATCGACGCGCTGGAGGGCACGGCGCTGGATCATGACGGCGAGCAAGTCGAGGCGCTGCTGGACCGGTTCGCTGCAGATCCCGGCGCTTCGGACCTGTCGCTGACACGGGCCCTGATCGACAGCGCGTTTGCGGGCGACGACGTGGGCGCCATGGCCGGGCGGCTGGAAGCGGCGGGAGACCCCTGGTCATCGAGTCAGCTGGACATTCTGCGGTCCAAATCGCCCACCGCCTGCGCGGTGACGCTGGCGGCCCTGCGCCGCGGCGTGGATTTGAGTTTCCGCGAGGTGATGATCCAGGATCTGCGCGTATCGATGCGCTGCCTGGATGACGGGTCGGACTTCTATGAAGGCGTGCGCGCGGTGATCCTGGACAAGGACAACGCCCCGCGCTGGGCGCCGGCCAAGGGCGATGTATCGAGCTGGTTTGCGCCGCTGCCTGATGATGAAGAGATGAGCTTTCTGGACGGATAA
- a CDS encoding PIN domain-containing protein, producing MSGEPKLIVLDASAALAFILPSNMTQASAAFFDTIEAANLTAPYIFMWETLNILARHSLHARRDLERDLAALERLEINIQDALDNTQLAAVLALAMKHAFSLFDAAYLALAAELDAPLATRDAGLVRASALAGAPCLDLR from the coding sequence GTGAGCGGAGAGCCGAAACTGATCGTGCTGGACGCGTCAGCCGCGCTCGCTTTCATCCTGCCTTCGAACATGACGCAGGCATCAGCCGCCTTCTTCGATACCATTGAGGCCGCCAACCTGACAGCGCCGTATATATTCATGTGGGAGACACTCAATATTCTGGCTCGCCACAGCCTTCATGCCCGGCGCGATCTCGAGAGGGATTTGGCTGCTCTGGAAAGGCTTGAGATCAATATTCAGGACGCCCTCGACAACACCCAGCTAGCCGCAGTCCTGGCGTTGGCTATGAAACACGCCTTCTCCCTCTTCGATGCGGCCTATCTCGCGCTCGCCGCAGAGCTTGACGCCCCGCTGGCGACGCGCGATGCGGGGCTGGTCAGGGCGTCTGCGCTTGCGGGCGCGCCATGTCTGGATTTGCGCTGA
- a CDS encoding type II toxin-antitoxin system Phd/YefM family antitoxin, producing the protein MKFVGVREAKTHLSRLLDELERTGEPLVITRHGKPVATIYGAGAEPQGLKGGMFDGDGQAAFKDDAEAQSDPFAEAEAMLKADPGLRDRLRASLKAASTNAKRLEPRPRKFSGPELVELFRQLRETQPTDPVLDAMSWEELKELARS; encoded by the coding sequence ATGAAATTCGTCGGCGTGCGGGAAGCCAAAACCCATTTGTCGCGCCTGCTCGACGAGCTGGAACGCACCGGCGAGCCGCTCGTCATCACCCGTCACGGCAAGCCGGTGGCGACGATCTATGGGGCTGGCGCCGAACCGCAAGGGCTCAAGGGCGGGATGTTCGATGGTGATGGCCAGGCCGCGTTCAAGGACGACGCCGAAGCGCAGTCCGATCCCTTTGCCGAGGCCGAAGCTATGCTGAAGGCCGATCCCGGACTGCGCGACCGGCTGCGCGCCAGCCTGAAAGCCGCATCCACCAACGCTAAACGCCTCGAGCCGCGCCCGCGCAAGTTCTCCGGGCCGGAGCTGGTTGAGCTGTTCAGACAATTGCGGGAAACCCAGCCCACCGATCCTGTTCTGGACGCCATGAGCTGGGAAGAGCTTAAAGAGCTTGCCCGCTCGTGA
- a CDS encoding plasmid stabilization protein: MAAVTIRNLPDDVHRALKIRAAQHNRSAEAEMRAILEAAVHPEGRVGLGTALAETSRRLGLTNADVEALELVRDRRPAEPMKFD, translated from the coding sequence ATGGCGGCTGTCACCATTCGCAATCTTCCCGACGACGTGCACCGCGCGCTGAAAATCCGCGCCGCGCAGCATAATCGCAGCGCGGAAGCGGAAATGCGCGCCATTCTGGAAGCGGCGGTCCATCCCGAGGGCCGCGTGGGGCTGGGCACGGCGTTGGCGGAGACGAGCCGGAGATTGGGCCTGACAAATGCCGATGTTGAGGCGCTGGAACTGGTCCGCGACAGACGCCCGGCCGAGCCCATGAAGTTTGACTGA
- a CDS encoding type II toxin-antitoxin system VapC family toxin, protein MIVLDTNVVSEAIKPEPHPLVRAWMDAHAGEAFFLSSVTVAELLFGVGVLPEGKRKDLLATRVDALLHEFTTRILPFDVPAAQSYAELAARARAAGKGFPTPDGYIAGTAAAHGFAVASRDASAFRAAGLTVINPWTETP, encoded by the coding sequence ATGATCGTCCTCGACACCAATGTGGTTTCCGAGGCAATAAAGCCCGAACCTCACCCATTGGTTCGTGCGTGGATGGACGCGCACGCAGGCGAGGCGTTCTTCCTGTCCAGTGTCACAGTGGCGGAACTTCTATTCGGTGTTGGCGTCCTGCCGGAGGGCAAGCGGAAGGACCTGCTGGCGACCCGGGTTGACGCCCTGCTGCACGAATTCACCACCCGGATTCTGCCCTTCGACGTTCCTGCCGCGCAGAGTTACGCCGAACTCGCCGCCCGCGCCCGGGCGGCGGGGAAAGGCTTCCCCACACCCGATGGCTATATCGCCGGAACCGCCGCCGCCCACGGGTTCGCTGTGGCGTCGCGTGACGCAAGCGCGTTCAGGGCCGCCGGCCTGACCGTGATCAATCCCTGGACTGAAACGCCCTGA
- a CDS encoding isobutyryl-CoA dehydrogenase, which produces MRFELTEDQAMIQDAARKFADDRLKPHAASWDEEKHFPVDVLKESAAMGFAGIYTREDVGGSGLSRVDAALIFEQLSRGCVSTAAFISIHNMVSWMIDTWGDEDQRQRWLPKLTAMDMIGSYCLTEPGSGSDAASLRTKAVRDGDDYVLNGAKAFISGAGASDLYIVMCRTGGDGPKGVSAIVVEKDTPGLSFGANEKKMGWNSQPTAVVSFEDCRVPAANRLGEEGQGFLFAMNGLNGGRINIGACSLGGAAEATDLAIAYAKERSQFGKPLAEFQATQFKLADMATELEASRLMLLRAADALDRKDPAAPKYCAMAKRFATDLGFRIANEALQIHGGYGYLKDYPIERIVRDLRVHQILEGTNEIMRVIIARELLK; this is translated from the coding sequence ATGCGGTTCGAACTCACCGAAGATCAGGCGATGATCCAGGACGCCGCGCGCAAGTTCGCCGACGACCGGCTCAAACCCCATGCCGCCAGCTGGGACGAGGAGAAGCATTTCCCCGTCGATGTGCTCAAGGAAAGCGCCGCCATGGGGTTTGCCGGCATTTACACGCGCGAGGATGTTGGCGGATCGGGCCTGAGCCGTGTGGACGCCGCGCTGATCTTTGAACAGCTCTCGCGCGGCTGCGTGTCGACGGCCGCCTTCATCTCCATCCACAACATGGTGTCCTGGATGATCGACACCTGGGGCGACGAAGACCAGCGCCAGCGCTGGCTGCCGAAACTCACCGCCATGGACATGATCGGCTCCTACTGCCTGACCGAGCCGGGTTCGGGATCGGATGCGGCCAGCCTGCGCACAAAGGCGGTGCGCGACGGTGATGACTATGTGCTCAACGGCGCCAAGGCCTTCATTTCCGGCGCGGGGGCCAGCGATCTCTATATCGTCATGTGCCGCACGGGCGGGGACGGGCCCAAGGGCGTGTCGGCCATCGTGGTGGAGAAGGACACGCCGGGGCTGTCTTTTGGCGCCAACGAAAAGAAGATGGGCTGGAATTCCCAGCCCACCGCCGTGGTGTCATTCGAAGACTGCCGCGTGCCCGCGGCGAACCGTCTGGGCGAAGAGGGCCAAGGCTTCCTGTTCGCCATGAACGGGCTCAATGGCGGGCGCATCAATATCGGCGCCTGCTCGCTGGGCGGGGCGGCGGAGGCGACGGATCTGGCCATCGCCTACGCAAAAGAGCGCAGCCAGTTCGGCAAGCCGCTCGCCGAGTTCCAGGCCACCCAGTTCAAGCTCGCCGACATGGCCACTGAGCTGGAAGCGAGCCGGCTCATGCTCTTGCGCGCCGCCGATGCGCTGGACCGCAAGGACCCGGCGGCGCCGAAGTACTGCGCCATGGCCAAGCGCTTCGCCACCGATCTGGGCTTCCGCATCGCCAATGAGGCCCTGCAGATCCATGGCGGGTACGGCTATCTGAAAGACTATCCGATCGAGCGCATCGTGCGGGACTTGCGCGTCCACCAGATTCTCGAAGGCACAAACGAGATCATGCGCGTGATCATCGCCCGCGAATTGCTGAAATAG
- the hemB gene encoding porphobilinogen synthase: MAQFPTTRLRRMRQHDWSRRLMRENTLTPDDLVWTLVVTDKAHSEPVASMPGVTRLTVADAAKAAVEARSLGIPAIAVFPHMDASLKDAHGSQADNPDGLVAKAIKAMKDAAPEVGIICDVALDPFTDHGHDGLLENGVILNDPTVERLCSQALTQARAGCDVIAPSDMMDGRVGAIRAALDGEGFQHVMILSYAAKYASAFYGPYRDAIGSAVALKGDKKTYQMDPANTDEALREMELDIAEGADMVMVKPGLAYLDIVARVKTAFALPTLVFQVSGEYAMIEAAAANGWIDGERAMLESLLAFKRAGADGVLTYFAPRAAKILNG, translated from the coding sequence ATGGCCCAGTTTCCCACCACCCGTCTGCGCCGCATGCGCCAGCATGACTGGTCGCGCCGGCTGATGCGCGAGAACACGCTGACCCCGGATGACCTGGTCTGGACGCTTGTCGTCACCGACAAGGCGCACAGCGAACCGGTGGCCTCCATGCCCGGCGTGACCCGGCTCACAGTGGCAGATGCCGCCAAAGCCGCTGTGGAGGCGCGGTCCCTGGGCATCCCCGCCATCGCGGTGTTTCCCCATATGGACGCCTCGCTGAAAGACGCACACGGCAGTCAGGCGGATAATCCGGACGGGCTGGTGGCGAAAGCCATCAAGGCGATGAAGGACGCCGCGCCGGAGGTGGGGATTATCTGCGATGTCGCCCTCGATCCCTTCACCGATCACGGCCATGACGGGCTGCTTGAGAACGGCGTCATCCTCAATGACCCCACGGTGGAGCGCCTGTGCTCGCAGGCCCTGACCCAGGCGCGGGCGGGCTGCGACGTGATCGCCCCGTCCGACATGATGGACGGGCGCGTGGGCGCCATCCGCGCGGCGCTGGACGGTGAAGGCTTCCAGCACGTGATGATCCTGTCCTACGCCGCCAAATACGCCTCGGCCTTTTACGGCCCCTATCGCGACGCCATCGGCAGCGCTGTGGCGCTCAAGGGCGACAAGAAGACCTATCAGATGGACCCGGCCAATACCGATGAAGCCCTGCGCGAGATGGAGCTCGACATCGCCGAGGGCGCCGACATGGTGATGGTGAAACCAGGGCTTGCCTATCTCGACATCGTGGCGCGGGTGAAGACCGCCTTCGCCCTGCCCACCCTCGTGTTCCAGGTCTCGGGCGAATACGCCATGATCGAGGCGGCCGCCGCAAATGGCTGGATCGACGGTGAGCGCGCCATGCTGGAGAGCCTCTTGGCGTTCAAGCGCGCGGGCGCGGACGGGGTGCTCACTTACTTCGCGCCGCGGGCGGCGAAAATCCTCAATGGCTAA